The Oncorhynchus keta strain PuntledgeMale-10-30-2019 unplaced genomic scaffold, Oket_V2 Un_contig_5459_pilon_pilon, whole genome shotgun sequence DNA segment GCAGACAGGTTTTCCATGGGACTGGAGTTTGTTACTCAATGGAAAATAGGCATATCCCTTCTCTCTACTACTAGATGCGCATCTCACCAAATCATTGAGGCATCCGCCATAAAAAGGTCAGCGCGAGGTCCTGTACCTGAATGGGTTGGGATACCTCTGCCAGAAGGCAGAGACAACATGGTCCCACGTGGTCCTGATGTCTACATCGTTAGAGAAGTACTTAACCATTCTCCCCCTGCCTGCCGATGTGCAGGCTGTTGGTCTGAACACGGACTTCTTCGGATTGTCCTGTCTGTGATTACTATGCTGGGTGCTCTGATGTTACTGACTCCATCCACACCTGACGCACACACTGAACCCTGgcgaggaagagaggtggagggagggagagaggggtatttCAGGATAACAGGTATAATAGGACAGACCTTTATCTCAGCTACATGTAGGTCTGATAACATCAGATACTGTATGTGTTCAAAACAGAACCAAAAAGATATGTTGCTCTGCTCTAGGTTTGTAGCTACTACTGGCTAGCTACAGCCGTCTGTGGTTATGTGCAGCTTCAatcattttagtcatttaacagacacttaTGCAGTGCGACTTACTTGAGAAATTAgggctaagtgccttgctcaagggcacatcggcagattattcacctagtcggctcatggattcgaaccagtgacctttcagttactgacccaatgcgcttaaccattaggctacctgctgccggTCCCACAAAATAGGATGTACTGTGTAAAAGTAGCTAGCTTAGTATCTCCTGACAGCTGGGTCAAATACACACAGGTATCATATGAACTTAGAGCAGTACACCCTGCGGGGTATCACCGTTCGCTTTACTAGACCTGTCACATACTGTACAAGGGGAGCAGGAACATTGCTCAGGTTGCATGGGAAATAACGTGACCCCCTCCCTGCAACATGTGACAGTTGTGACGTTAGATGACGATTGGCACAAGGTCTTCACTAGTTACCACAACTACAAAGTCATAATTATCACTAAACCCCGCCTGTTCCTACAAATTATCTCCTTAAAATCTAAGCTTTACCCTAAActcaaccacactgctaaccttatgacTAACCTTAATTTaaagaccaaaaagcacatttttgttttcatacatttttacgaaCTGGACCATTTTTACGAACTAGaccattttgactttgtggcggTGGTAACTAGTGGCAACCATCAAACTGCTCATTCAATCGAAAAAGCATACCGGTTTTGAAATTAATCTTGTTCTATTAATGCCTAGCTACATTGCCAACAACATAAATCCCGTTCCCTTTACAATGTACTTGTCTGGATTGAGCGTGCTGGTCTTTGTGGAACATGTCACATTGACTGATCGTGCTATTATGCAACCTAGCTGGCAAAAACACTAAATTCATGCACGATTATGAAGGCTAGATaagttattagctagctagctagtaattCGCTACTATACGGGTTTGTCTAGTTTACTGACATAATTTTAGCAGTTTCACATGGTGAAATGTAACGTTAGGTATCGTTTTGTTACGTGTTAGCATGAgtagcttagctagctagctaattcctCAAAATACAGATTATATCAAGTTATCAAACTGTACTGAACTATGGCAAGTATTTACTGTTCACATACCTGATATACTATCGCAGCATTTATGGGGATTTTCAGTGCACCAATAGTTAGATTTCCTCCGTCATCTTCCCTATTTTGATAGTAGCGTAACAGCAGTCGTCATTGAATCGGAAGTTGTCTAGTCCAAAAATGGCATGTGTAGTATCCAACAATGCACCGCTTTAATCATGAATATTCATGACAGGACTACAACTCTCTTCTTCTATTGGACTTCATTGGTGAAAATCACGCCGATGACGATACATTGTCATGatgtatacttttttttaaacaggAATATCTTTCGttatttgtctgttcttggagatGTTTACATTTTGAAATAATGTAAGGTATTAATTCACATCCAAACTGTTAATAATTAGTTTTTAGTAGCCTCTACAGTACCTTCCTTGGCAGTGGTATATCCCTTTCTAGTGGTCTCTGTAACAGGTTTGTAATGTGCAGATTGAACTATTTGCATGATTCACGTCGATTTGTGCATCATCTGGGCAGATGTAATCACAAAAACGTTTCATCATTTCTTTATTTAGCAACTATACCACAAACACACCAATGCATTAAATGGATTTTGCTGAATAAGATTTGCAATAGATACTTGATCATTaagacaaaaatatataaaatagtgCAAATGTAAATGTCCATTTAGAGAAATATCTTAATGGCCATTTAGATTAGATATTTATTCAATATGAAAGAAAAATCCAAAATAAATAGGGAACATACAGTTCATTCATGAAACAAATACTGCAAATGTCTTTCTTTTGTTACCTGCTTCAACATTAGTACTGCAGTATTATTTACCTGTAAGATAAACAGGCTTACTATTCATGTCCCAGGTACACCTAAATAGATGTAGTCGTTTACGAGTTCCAGTAATAGGGTTTCCCCAGTAGGCTTCAGTATCCACACTTAGACCACAGTCTCTACGCCCCACATAAAATCTCTGGGTTTGGTGTAGCAGTAACCGGGTCCGTACGGAGAGAAGTCTCCCTCGTAGTACACCACAAAACTGTCCCGTTGCTGCTGAGGCACACGATGCACCTTACTACTATAGGCCCCACAGTGACTGTCCATAGAGTAGGACTTACTATCATAGATACTGTAATTAGAGACATCTGCCATGGCCATCAAGGCACTAGCTGGGTAGCGTCGCACCTCATCATGGTTGTGCTTCACTTTATTGATCTGATGACCAGATTCCTTCACTGTTGTAATGGTAATGGATACAGAGTCTGCTCCAGTCCCAGATCTATACCCAGTCTCAGTCCTCTTGTCCCCATCAGGCTCCTCTGAGTCTCTGGCCACCCTGGAAGACTCTTTGGTTCTAGGCATCTGCTTCCTCCTCCTACACTTGCGACAGAGGCAGTTGAGACATTGGCGCCGGGTGGGGAACTTGGTGCAGCCGTTGGTTCTGTTAGCCAGAATGATAGCCACCACCCCTGGGAGGCAGATGGCAGGTCCAATGGCGATGAGAGGGATCCCGCCCAGGGTCTCTCCCTTCATGCCCGACATGGTGAACATGAAGCCGAAGAACAGTAAGGGGCTGCTGATGGCCACCACCATCCCTGTGCGGGGGTTCATGTCGTCGACCCTCATGGTGTCCAGCCCTCCACGTCACTGAGTTCGCTCACTTCGAGACGGTACACTCCTCACAGTCCTCATGTAACACTGTATTCCAGAGTCTGGTGTTTACAAATCAATACAGAAATAAAGCTGGTAAACTCTACCATGATAGGTTAGGACATAATAGTAGAAAATAGATCTCATTACAGCAATACATTCTCATCCCAAATCCAAGCCCAACCAATCTGTGACCTCCCCACATACAGGCAAGCCCCCTACTACAGAGGTGTCAACCCTCATTACGAGGATAAACTGTCCCCGCAGGAGACGGTTGCTTTTATAGTGAATGAGCACACGTCACAACATCATGGTAAATTAATGCCGCAGTAACATGTGTAGCACCACAAGACTTCTGGGAGCCACTCACAAGATGGGATATGTCGGGCGCATGCAATCTGTCGATCACTCAAATGGCATTGAGTGTCTAATTAACACACTTTTCAACCAGGCATGTCATGCCTTCAGCTCTATTTCTTATCTATTACAGAGCACTAGTTTATGTTGTACTTACCTTCTCCACTTCATAACAAATGATGGTAGGCAACTGCCATATTCACTGAAGTATAAACTTTCCCCTGTCAAAAAGTAAATTGCAGTTTTCCTTTGCAAGTCACTTGAACTACTCAGAAAATAGTCACTTTTGAATTAGTAGAAAAACCTCTATCAAACATGAATTATATTCATACTTTATGAATGATTCATTCAATGGAAAGGCTGGGTGTAGTTGGTCTGTGCTGCATCGCCTGATGAAGTCTGTCTAGATATAact contains these protein-coding regions:
- the LOC118375759 gene encoding transmembrane protein 215-like, which produces MRVDDMNPRTGMVVAISSPLLFFGFMFTMSGMKGETLGGIPLIAIGPAICLPGVVAIILANRTNGCTKFPTRRQCLNCLCRKCRRRKQMPRTKESSRVARDSEEPDGDKRTETGYRSGTGADSVSITITTVKESGHQINKVKHNHDEVRRYPASALMAMADVSNYSIYDSKSYSMDSHCGAYSSKVHRVPQQQRDSFVVYYEGDFSPYGPGYCYTKPRDFMWGVETVV